In a genomic window of Selenomonadales bacterium:
- a CDS encoding response regulator transcription factor — translation MDTIKIILADDHTLIRSGLKALLSFSSEFEVIGEAEDGLSAIRQVEEKKPDILILDLSMPNMSGIDCIKEIRSRGLVCNILVLTMYDDEEYIKEVMRAGADGYLLKKSADSELIEAIHKIYEGKKYLNETISQTLIDSLLRAAPMQSNMTDPYVLLSIREREVLRYLAKGFTNSEIASILSLSPKTIDTYRSRIMNKLNIKKKSELVNYAMEHHLFNI, via the coding sequence TTGGACACCATCAAGATCATCTTAGCTGACGACCATACACTGATCCGCTCAGGACTCAAAGCACTGCTCTCCTTCTCATCTGAATTCGAAGTCATAGGCGAAGCAGAAGACGGTCTCTCGGCCATTCGCCAAGTCGAAGAAAAAAAGCCCGATATCCTCATCTTAGACTTATCCATGCCCAACATGAGCGGCATCGACTGCATCAAAGAGATTCGTTCGCGCGGCCTTGTCTGCAATATCCTCGTCCTCACGATGTACGATGACGAAGAATATATCAAAGAAGTCATGCGGGCAGGAGCAGACGGATACCTGCTCAAAAAATCGGCCGACAGCGAGCTTATCGAAGCGATACACAAAATATACGAAGGCAAAAAGTATCTCAACGAAACCATCTCGCAGACACTCATCGACAGTCTCCTGCGTGCCGCTCCGATGCAGTCTAATATGACCGATCCCTACGTCCTCCTCAGCATCCGCGAACGCGAAGTCCTCCGCTACCTCGCCAAAGGCTTCACCAACAGCGAGATCGCCTCGATCCTCTCCCTCAGTCCCAAGACGATCGACACATATCGCTCGCGTATCATGAACAAACTCAATATCAAGAAAAAATCCGAGCTTGTCAACTACGCGATGGAACACCATCTCTTCAATATTTAA